One genomic region from Lynx canadensis isolate LIC74 chromosome E1, mLynCan4.pri.v2, whole genome shotgun sequence encodes:
- the HIGD1B gene encoding HIG1 domain family member 1B isoform X1, with translation MGITGLNLVKASCHVIFHYFLVHGALAWNSANGGLRLMPWPISSPLHSRLQSPQKACFPDPTVAAPSSAPDRFKTADAEPWPGCLHSTFWPSPRDWAETSEPQLLTSGARIMSANKGWWVPPEGEDSVSEKFLRKTRESPLVPVGLGGCLAVAAYRIYRLKARGSTKMSIHLIHTRVAAQACAVGAVMLGAVYTMYRDYIKRTAPDAGEK, from the exons ATGGGAATTACTGGACTGAATCTAGTTAAGGCCTCCTGCCATGTGATCTTTCATTACTTTCTAGTGCATGGAGCTCTGGCCTGGAACTCAGCAAATGGGGGGTTAAGACTGATGCCCTGGCCTatctcctcccctctccattCCAGACTTCAAAGTCCACAGAAAGCTTGCTTCCCTGACCCCACAGTGGCAGCTCCATCATCAGCTCCTGATCGGTTCAAAACAGCAGATGCTGAGCCCTGGCCGGGCTGCTTGCACTCTACTTTCTGGCCATCTCCTAGG GACTGGGCTGAAACCTCAGAGCCCCAGCTGCTAACATCTGGAGCCAGGATCATGTCTGCTAACAAAGGCTGGTGGGTACCACCTGAAGGCGAAGACAGTGTGTCTGAGAAGTTCCTGAGGAAGACCAGGGAGTCTCCGCTGGTGCCTGTAG GCTTGGGAGGCTGTCTGGCAGTGGCAGCATACCGGATTTATCGGCTGAAGGCTCGTGGTTCCACCAAGATGTCCATACACCTGATTCACACCCGAGTGGCAGCGCAGGCCTGTGCCGTGGGTGCGGTCATGCTAG GTGCTGTGTACACGATGTACAGAGACTACATCAAAAGAACAGCACCGGATGCCGGGGAGAAGTAG
- the HIGD1B gene encoding HIG1 domain family member 1B isoform X2: MDWAETSEPQLLTSGARIMSANKGWWVPPEGEDSVSEKFLRKTRESPLVPVGLGGCLAVAAYRIYRLKARGSTKMSIHLIHTRVAAQACAVGAVMLGAVYTMYRDYIKRTAPDAGEK; this comes from the exons ATG GACTGGGCTGAAACCTCAGAGCCCCAGCTGCTAACATCTGGAGCCAGGATCATGTCTGCTAACAAAGGCTGGTGGGTACCACCTGAAGGCGAAGACAGTGTGTCTGAGAAGTTCCTGAGGAAGACCAGGGAGTCTCCGCTGGTGCCTGTAG GCTTGGGAGGCTGTCTGGCAGTGGCAGCATACCGGATTTATCGGCTGAAGGCTCGTGGTTCCACCAAGATGTCCATACACCTGATTCACACCCGAGTGGCAGCGCAGGCCTGTGCCGTGGGTGCGGTCATGCTAG GTGCTGTGTACACGATGTACAGAGACTACATCAAAAGAACAGCACCGGATGCCGGGGAGAAGTAG